TGTGCCTTGTCCAGCTCTACGTCTTCCATTcactgggcatgactgagtgctACCTGTTGGGCGTCATGGCGCTGGACCGCTACCTTGCCATCTGTCGCCCCCTCCACTACCAGGCTCTCATGAGCAGACAGGTACAGTTATGGCTGGCAGGGGCCACTTGGGTGGCTGGCTTCTCAGCTGCACTTGTACCAGCAAGCCTCACAGCCACTCTGCCCTTCTGTTTAAAAGAGGTGGCTCATTACTTCTGTGACCTGGCACCACTAATGAGGTTGGCGTGTGTGGACACAAGGTGGCATAAAGGGGTCCATGGGGCAGTGATTGGTGTGGCCACAGGGTGCAACTTTGTGCTCATTTTAGGACTGTATGGGGGTATCCTGAGAGCTGTGCTGAAGCTGCCCTCAGCTGCCAGCCGTGCCAAGGCCTTTTCCACCTGTTCCTCCCACATAACTGTTGTGGTGCTTTTTTATGCTTCTGCCTTCACAGTTTATGTGGGCTCACCTGGGAGTCGCCCTGAGGGAACAGACAAGCGTATTGCCTTAGTGTATGCCCTTCTTACTCCCTTTCTCAATCCTATCATCTATACCCTTCGAAACAAGGAGGTGAAGGAGGCTATGAAAAGGGTCAGGGTCAGGATATGGACCATGTTGAAGGAAGCTTGACAATCTCTTTCATCATTTTGAGGTTTCTTGGTAACTGTAGGAATGAATCACCTGGTTGGTTAGTCAATCATCTTTCCAGAGTTAAAGTAAATGCCAGGCAAATAAAATCAGTCTTATCATTTATCATGTCCATTGCAGACATTCACTGAAGAAGACATAAGCCTGGATTAATCAGAATTGGAACATATAGAGAGAAAGGATGTATGTCTTTGGTTCCATTCCAGACAAATGGGAGAGATAGGccacaaaggaagagaaataaaccaGAGAACAtgcaaatgtttttgaaattagGGCCCAGGGAGAGAGTAAGATactgagagaaagaaagcaaactaaAGCTGAGAGTTGGCACTTTTGTCAAGATAAGATTCCCAGAATATTCCCAGAATAAGATTCCCAGAAAAGGTGGAAAACAAGACTGGCCAAAAAGTATAACCTGTGTAAGTTTCATATGTGAAGCCATAAGCTGTAGGCAGAAAACTTATCAAGAACCCAGTGATCTGGGGAAATCATGTGATCAAATGTAGctcactggagaagacaatgACCTTATTGGGTAGGAAGTTAGTAACTCTAGATAATAATTTACTGTCTAATGGGGAGAGACAAAAGTGTTGGAGATGAAAGTGTTATCTGAATTCTCTTCTGATACTGTGAAATATGCCTTAGAGTGATCTGTAGCCATATTccatacatgaataaataaaataaaatccaagcaACAAAGAGACAAACAAAAAGTTTTGTAAGCACACATGTGCAATGTAGAAAGCATACTGAAATAAACAATAGACATGGGGACCTGTGGCTATGACCTCATTCTCTACCTTCTCTTTTTCCCCAGCTCCCTTACCACTTTTTCTGCCCAGCAAAGTTTGAAAGTTATTGCTTAGGTTTAATTTCTGTACTTTGGCAATATGCGAACTGTAGATCTAGCCCCTGCCAAAAGCTGTCAGGGTTTTGAGAAAGACAGGACCAGGATCTTGGTAGAGACTGGGTCACTGTGTGGGATTTAAATACTCTGTCTAGTTTTCATTCTTATGTAACTTCTAAAAAATcaagtcatttatttttggtATGTCTGTCCTATGCCAGAACAGTGACAGCtgctttcaaatgtatttttaacttaatcttcataaaatcttttaaagaagaaagaatcatCTCATTATCTACATGATGACACTAGAAAGGTTACCGCACTTACTGtcaagagacatggatttaaaCCCAGATCCACTTCAGTGGGCTGGGTGAACTTAGCAAGACTTCCTCAGTTGCACTCTTTGCCAGGTGTCAGTAAGGAGCTAATGACTGCTTACATCCCTTCCTGCTTAGCAAGTTTTGATTCCGTGATTGCAACATGTCTTAAAGAAAGCAGGATCTGGACCAGACTCAGATGGTAAATTCTGAAAATCCGGAATAGAGAGAGGAAAGTAATGGTCCAAATCTAAGTTTTACTGTTTTTGGCTATGTCATTCTGATCTCAGGTGGCTTCCAGCTGCAGTGGTTGAAGCAGGATTTCAGTCTCCTGCCTATGGCAGGAGACAGCCACAGGAGGCCTATGGCAGTGACAGCGCTGAATCCTagccaccaggccaccagggacaAGTGAGTGGCCAGTGACAAAGCCCTGGCCCATCAGCTGTGTAGAAATGAATTTACACATAgagatgaaaagttgtgaaacaaagtgtttattaggaaggaaaaacatatgtgtggatagacacatgggCGGGGTCAGAGAATCTCACCCTTTCAGTAGTTTAAATCACTTCACATGGGGTATGTCTTTCAGGTTTCctctggccaatcatcttgctttgcctggttctgagtttATATTTGGTTTATGTCAGGGTCCtcccatgtgtgcacatgcatctCCCAGCTAAGACAGATTCTATCAAAGATGTCTATGGGTAGATTGACATCACCTACTATGGAGTTGTTCCCCTCTCCCTTTGTGACCTTAAAGGAGATTTTCTGCTTGTGTGTAGTAAGGAAGGTCTCCTTGACTTCAAGAATGTGGAATATGTGGCCTTTTATCTCTTATCATAGCAGGAATTATCTTCTCCTATCCACTGCTATTTTGAGTGTCTGTCCATAGGGAACAAACTTCAGCTGTCCAGCCTGAGGCCCATCTATCTTGCTTCAACCCTgtacagaaaagaaagtaaattctctttgatcttaattttttcttccttaaaaaattcTGTAACAAAGAGTcctaaagtttaaataaaataacacaggCTAAGTGTTCAATACATGTTAGCTTTATTATCCCAGAGGCAAAGCAATGCAGTAGTTATAACGTGAACTTTGATACCTGCCTTCCTGGGTTGGAACATTAATTCTACCACTTAatttctttgtgacctcaagcaaTGCATGCAACTTTTCCTGTGTCTCGATTTCCTGATCTGTAAAGTGAGGACATAGTAGAATCTTAAATACCATATACATGTTAATTATTACTACTTCAAAGATTTTCCACTTACATTTCTGCAGTGGGAATTTCATTCCTTGAGGATGCTTAGTTTCACACATATCTCACATTTTCATTATGTGTAGAATCATTAGAATTGATAATTCCCCAAGTGAAGCATTTCCTTTTGAAGTGTTCAGA
This portion of the Cervus canadensis isolate Bull #8, Minnesota chromosome 2, ASM1932006v1, whole genome shotgun sequence genome encodes:
- the LOC122427018 gene encoding olfactory receptor 6N1-like: MDLANHTWTQSFLLAGFTTTGALRPLVFLGTLCIYLLTLAGNLCIIVLVQADSRLCTPMYFFISVLSFLELWYVSTTVPTLLHTLLHGRSPISPAVCLVQLYVFHSLGMTECYLLGVMALDRYLAICRPLHYQALMSRQVQLWLAGATWVAGFSAALVPASLTATLPFCLKEVAHYFCDLAPLMRLACVDTRWHKGVHGAVIGVATGCNFVLILGLYGGILRAVLKLPSAASRAKAFSTCSSHITVVVLFYASAFTVYVGSPGSRPEGTDKRIALVYALLTPFLNPIIYTLRNKEVKEAMKRVRVRIWTMLKEA